The following are from one region of the Leclercia sp. AS011 genome:
- the dnaG gene encoding DNA primase: MAGRIPRVFINDLLARTDIVDLIDARVKLKKQGKNYHACCPFHNEKTPSFTVNGEKQFYHCFGCGAHGNAVDFLMNYDKLEFVETVEELAAMHNLEVPYEAGSGPSQIERHQRQTLYQLMDGLNAFYQQSLKHSAAEPARQYLNKRGLSDDVIARFAIGYAPPGWDNVLKRFGGNSEDRKSLIDAGMLVTNDKGRSYDRFRERVMFPIRDKRGRVIGFGGRVLGDALPKYLNSPETDIFHKGRQLYGLYEAQQDNAEPQRLLVVEGYMDVVALAQYDINYAVASLGTSTTADHIQLLFRVTNTVVCCYDGDRAGREAAWRALETALPYMTDGRQLRFMFLPDGEDPDTLVRKEGKAAFEARMEQAQPLSTFLFNSLMPQVDLSTPDGRAQLSTLALPLITQVPGETLRIYLRQELGKKLGILDDSQLERLMPKQADSGAVRPVPQLKRTTMRILIGLLVQNPELAPKVPSLAGLDHDKLPGLGLFAELVNTCLSQPGLTTGQLLEHYRGTKASATLEKLSMWDDIADKDIAEETFTDSLNHMFDSMLELRQEELIARERTQGLSSEERRELWMINQELAKK; this comes from the coding sequence ATGGCTGGACGAATCCCACGCGTATTTATCAATGATCTGCTGGCAAGAACCGACATTGTCGATCTCATCGACGCGCGGGTAAAGCTGAAGAAGCAGGGCAAGAACTACCACGCGTGCTGTCCATTCCATAACGAAAAAACCCCCTCTTTCACCGTGAACGGTGAAAAGCAGTTCTACCACTGCTTCGGCTGTGGCGCGCACGGCAACGCCGTCGACTTTTTAATGAACTACGACAAGCTCGAGTTCGTTGAAACCGTCGAAGAGCTGGCTGCCATGCACAACCTTGAAGTGCCGTATGAAGCAGGCAGCGGGCCAAGTCAGATAGAGCGTCATCAACGACAAACGCTGTATCAGCTGATGGACGGCCTGAACGCATTTTACCAACAGTCTCTTAAGCACTCTGCGGCTGAGCCTGCGCGTCAGTATCTGAACAAGCGCGGACTGAGCGACGATGTTATTGCGCGTTTCGCTATTGGTTACGCCCCTCCCGGCTGGGATAACGTGTTAAAGCGTTTTGGCGGCAATAGCGAAGATCGTAAGTCCCTCATCGATGCGGGCATGCTGGTCACTAATGACAAGGGACGTAGCTATGACCGCTTCCGCGAGCGGGTGATGTTCCCCATTCGCGACAAGCGTGGCCGGGTTATTGGTTTTGGTGGCCGCGTGCTGGGCGATGCCCTGCCGAAATACCTCAACTCCCCGGAAACCGATATTTTCCATAAGGGCCGCCAGCTGTACGGCCTGTATGAAGCCCAGCAGGATAACGCTGAACCGCAGCGCCTGTTGGTGGTCGAAGGCTATATGGATGTGGTGGCGCTGGCGCAGTACGACATTAACTATGCCGTTGCGTCTCTGGGCACCTCCACGACCGCCGACCATATTCAGCTGCTGTTTCGGGTGACCAACACCGTGGTCTGCTGTTACGACGGCGACCGGGCCGGACGCGAAGCCGCCTGGCGGGCGCTGGAAACGGCACTGCCGTATATGACCGACGGGCGTCAGTTACGCTTTATGTTCCTGCCCGACGGTGAAGACCCGGATACGCTGGTGCGTAAAGAGGGTAAAGCGGCCTTTGAAGCGCGGATGGAGCAGGCTCAGCCGCTCTCCACGTTTCTGTTTAACAGCCTGATGCCGCAGGTCGATTTGAGCACCCCGGATGGCCGCGCCCAGTTGAGCACGCTGGCCCTGCCGCTGATTACTCAGGTGCCGGGCGAAACGTTGCGCATCTATCTGCGCCAGGAGCTGGGCAAGAAACTCGGCATTCTGGATGACAGTCAGCTTGAACGTTTAATGCCAAAGCAGGCGGATAGCGGTGCGGTGCGCCCCGTCCCTCAGCTAAAACGCACAACCATGCGTATACTGATAGGACTGCTGGTGCAAAACCCGGAGCTGGCGCCAAAAGTGCCTTCTCTGGCGGGTCTGGACCACGACAAGCTGCCTGGACTTGGCTTATTTGCAGAACTGGTCAACACTTGTCTGTCACAGCCAGGTCTGACCACCGGGCAGCTTTTAGAGCACTATCGCGGAACAAAAGCGTCCGCAACCCTTGAAAAACTGTCGATGTGGGACGATATAGCAGATAAAGATATCGCTGAAGAGACCTTCACCGACTCGCTCAACCATATGTTTGATTCGATGCTTGAACTGCGCCAGGAAGAGTTGATTGCTCGCGAGCGCACACAGGGTTTAAGCAGCGAAGAGCGCCGGGAGCTCTGGATGATTAACCAGGAACTGGCGAAGAAGTAA
- the rpsU gene encoding 30S ribosomal protein S21, whose protein sequence is MPVIKVRENEPFDVALRRFKRSCEKAGVLAEVRRREFYEKPTTERKRAKASAVKRHAKKLARENARRTRLY, encoded by the coding sequence ATGCCGGTAATTAAAGTACGTGAAAACGAGCCGTTCGACGTAGCACTGCGTCGCTTCAAGCGTTCATGCGAGAAAGCAGGTGTTCTGGCTGAAGTTCGTCGTCGTGAGTTCTATGAAAAACCAACGACCGAACGTAAGCGCGCTAAAGCTTCTGCTGTGAAACGTCACGCGAAGAAACTGGCTCGCGAAAACGCACGCCGTACTCGTCTGTACTAA
- the tsaD gene encoding tRNA (adenosine(37)-N6)-threonylcarbamoyltransferase complex transferase subunit TsaD — translation MRVLGIETSCDETGIAIYDNENGLVANQLYSQVKLHADYGGVVPELASRDHVRKTVPLIQAALKEAGLTANDIDAVAYTAGPGLVGALLVGATIGRSLAFAWDVPAIPVHHMEGHLLAPMLEENPPEFPFVALLVSGGHTQLISVTGIGKYELLGESIDDAAGEAFDKTAKLLGLDYPGGPMLSKMASQGTEGRFVFPRPMTDRPGLDFSFSGLKTFAANTIRNNDDDDQTRADIARAFEDAVVDTLMIKCKRALDQTGFKRLVMAGGVSANRTLRAKLAEMMQKRRGEVFYARPEFCTDNGAMIAYAGMVRLNAGATSDLSVSVRPRWPLAELPEA, via the coding sequence ATGCGTGTACTGGGTATTGAAACATCCTGCGATGAAACCGGCATCGCGATTTACGACAATGAAAACGGGCTGGTCGCCAACCAACTGTATAGTCAGGTGAAATTACATGCTGACTACGGCGGCGTGGTGCCGGAGCTGGCCTCCCGCGACCATGTGCGTAAAACGGTGCCCCTGATTCAGGCGGCGCTGAAAGAGGCGGGCTTAACGGCAAACGATATTGATGCGGTGGCCTACACCGCCGGTCCGGGTCTGGTCGGCGCGCTGCTGGTCGGCGCGACCATTGGCCGTTCGCTGGCGTTCGCATGGGATGTCCCGGCTATCCCGGTTCACCATATGGAAGGGCACCTGCTGGCACCGATGCTGGAAGAGAATCCACCGGAATTTCCCTTCGTGGCGCTGCTGGTCTCTGGTGGCCATACCCAGCTGATTAGCGTCACCGGCATTGGCAAGTACGAGCTGCTGGGCGAGTCCATCGACGACGCCGCCGGTGAAGCCTTCGACAAAACCGCCAAGCTGCTGGGGCTCGATTACCCGGGCGGCCCGATGCTGTCGAAGATGGCCTCCCAGGGGACGGAAGGGCGCTTTGTCTTCCCGCGTCCAATGACCGATCGTCCGGGCCTGGATTTCAGCTTTTCCGGCCTGAAAACCTTCGCGGCAAACACCATCCGTAATAATGACGACGACGATCAGACCCGCGCCGATATCGCCCGTGCTTTTGAAGATGCGGTGGTGGATACCCTGATGATCAAGTGCAAGCGCGCCCTGGATCAGACCGGCTTTAAGCGCCTGGTGATGGCGGGTGGCGTCAGCGCCAACCGTACGCTGCGTGCCAAACTGGCCGAGATGATGCAGAAACGTCGCGGAGAAGTGTTCTATGCCCGTCCGGAATTCTGTACCGATAACGGGGCGATGATCGCCTACGCGGGTATGGTACGTCTGAACGCCGGGGCGACGTCCGATCTGAGCGTCTCAGTGCGTCCACGCTGGCCGCTGGCGGAGTTGCCGGAGGCGTGA
- a CDS encoding response regulator transcription factor — protein MTINIAIADEHTLIRRGVQAMILDGAGHASDALLPVCFGISGEAASNGELMALLAQHTTDILLLGSTLIHSVKDMEGLTLVKWLAYNYPTLKILMLSSDTNPLMIRLALEAGASAYLTRNMNETILHQALHAVINGEVFVEHALMNTLFQKGKAANEALSLRETEVLRLICKGMNLTTISRRLHLSIKTVSAHKLRAMEKLNVSNDYHLYYLLTTTRMFDSAI, from the coding sequence ATGACCATTAATATTGCGATTGCGGATGAACATACCCTTATTCGTCGGGGTGTACAGGCCATGATTCTGGACGGTGCCGGACATGCTTCCGACGCCCTCCTCCCCGTTTGCTTTGGCATCTCTGGCGAAGCGGCATCGAATGGCGAGCTAATGGCCTTACTCGCGCAGCACACGACGGATATCCTATTGCTGGGGAGTACGCTTATCCATTCGGTAAAAGATATGGAGGGCCTGACGCTGGTCAAATGGTTGGCGTATAACTATCCGACGCTGAAAATACTCATGCTCTCGTCCGATACCAATCCGCTAATGATCCGTCTGGCGCTGGAAGCGGGCGCCAGCGCCTACCTGACGCGCAATATGAATGAAACCATCCTTCATCAGGCGCTCCATGCGGTCATTAACGGCGAGGTTTTTGTCGAGCACGCGCTGATGAACACGCTCTTTCAAAAAGGAAAAGCGGCCAACGAGGCGCTCTCGCTACGGGAAACGGAAGTTCTGCGCTTGATCTGCAAGGGGATGAATCTGACCACTATTTCGAGGCGGTTGCACCTGAGCATTAAAACCGTGAGTGCACACAAACTGCGGGCGATGGAAAAATTAAATGTCTCTAACGACTACCACCTTTACTACCTGTTAACCACAACCCGGATGTTTGATAGTGCAATCTGA